A genome region from Macaca nemestrina isolate mMacNem1 chromosome 20, mMacNem.hap1, whole genome shotgun sequence includes the following:
- the LOC105465123 gene encoding phenylalanine--tRNA ligase alpha subunit, producing MADGPVAELLLRRLEASDGGLDSAELAAELGMEHQAVVGAVKSLQALGEVIEAELRSTKRWELTAEGEEIAREGSHEARVFRSIPPEGLAQSELMRLPSGKVGFSKAMSNKWIRVDKSAADGPRVFRVVDSMEDEVQRRLQLVQGGQAEKLGEKERSELRKRKLLAEVTLKTYWVSKGSAFSTSISKQETELSPEMISSGSWRDRPFKPYNFLAHGVLPDSGHLHPLLKVRSQFRQIFLEMGFTEMPTDNFIESSFWNFDALFQPQQHPARDQHDTFFLRDPAEALQLPMDYVQRVKRTHSQGGYGSQGYKYTWKLDEARKNLLRTHTTSASARALYRLAQKKPFTPVKYFSIDRVFRNETLDATHLAEFHQIEGVVADHGLTLGHLMGVLREFFTKLGITQLRFKPAYNPYTEPSMEVFSYHQGLKKWVEVGNSGVFRPEMLLPMGLPENVSVIAWGLSLERPTMIKYGINNIRDLVGHKVNLQMVYDSPLCRLDAEPRPPPTQEAA from the exons ATGGCGGATGGTCCGGTGGCGGAACTGCTGCTCCGGCGGCTGGAGGCGTCCGATGGCGGCCTGGACAGCGCCGAGCTGGCGGCTGAGCTGGGCATGGAGCACCAAGCGGTGGTGGGCGCCGTGAAGAGCCTTCAGGCACTGGGCGAG GTCATCGAGGCTGAACTTCGGTCCACCAAGCGCTGGGAGCTTACTGCGGAGGGTGAGGAGATTGCCCGGGAGGGCAGCCATGAGGCCCGTGTGTTTCGAAGCATCCCCCCGGAGGGCCTGGCCCAGAGCGAGCTTATG CGACTGCCCAGTGGCAAAGTGGGCTTCAGCAAGGCCATGTCCAACAAGTGGATCCGGGTAGACAAGAGTGCAGCCGACGGGCCCCGGGTGTTCCGAGTG GTGGACAGCATGGAGGACGAGGTGCAGCGACGGCTCCAACTGGTCCAGGGGGGACAGGCTGAGAAGCtgggggagaaggagaggagcGAGCTGAGGAAGAGGAAGCTGTTGGCTGAAGT GACCCTGAAGACCTACTGGGTGAGCAAAGGCAGTGCCTTTAGTACCAGCATCTCCAAGCAAGAGACAGAACTGAGCCCAGAGATGATCTCTAG TGGCTCTTGGCGGGACCGGCCCTTCAAGCCCTACAACTTCTTGGCCCACGGTGTCCTCCCCGACAGCGGTCACCTTCACCCCCTGCTCAAGGTCCGCTCCCAGTTCCGACAGATCTTCCTGGAGATGGG GTTCACCGAGATGCCGACCGATAACTTCATTGAGAGCTCCTTCTGGAACTTTGACGCCCTCTTCCAGCCCCAGCAGCACCCAGCCCGTGACCAGCATGATACCTTCTTCCTTCGAG ATCCAGCTGAGGCCCTGCAGCTCCCAATGGACTACGTCCAGCGGGTCAAGCGGACCCACTCTCAGGGCGGCTACGGCTCACAGGG GTACAAGTATACCTGGAAGCTGGATGAGGCCCGGAAAAACCTACTTCGTACCCACACCACATCAGCCAGCGCCCGTGCACTCTATCGCCTTGCCCAAAAG AAGCCCTTCACGCCGGTCAAGTACTTCTCCATCGACCGCGTATTCCGGAATGAGACCCTGGACGCCACGCACCTGGCTGAGTTCCACCAGATcgagggtgtggtggcggatcaCGGCCTCACCCTGGGCCACCTCATGGGCGTTCTGCGGGAGTTCTTCACCAAGCTGG GTATCACGCAACTCCGCTTCAAGCCAGCCTACAACCCATACACAGAGCCCAGCATGGAGGTGTTCAGCTACCACCAAG GCCTGAAGAAGTGGGTGGAGGTCGGAAACTCGGGGGTCTTCCGTCCAGAGATGCTGCTGCCCATGGGGCTTCCCGAGAATGTGTCGGTCATTGCCTGGGGCCTCTCCCTGGAGCG CCCAACGATGATCAAATATGGCATCAACAACATCCGGGACCTGGTGGGCCACAAGGTAAACCTGCAGATGGTGTACGACAGTCCCCTGTGCCGCCTGGATGCTGAGCCGAGGCCCCCTCCCACACAGGAGGCTGCGTGA